In one Modestobacter sp. L9-4 genomic region, the following are encoded:
- a CDS encoding TetR/AcrR family transcriptional regulator — translation MSSPGSRSSQPQHPSLPVPAAGARGGVTVLEAHAAEAAAAEAAAVGGQHLTTPVPAGAAFLQPPAPGHQYTAPVPSLAVAVPAPRPIATGPRPDPRRPAARTGTAMSRTRRGLLAGARTAFAERGVKKTTMQHIAAAANVAKATLYNHFRTKDDVAHALIAFELDRLSALAAELPLTVAVPALAEEVGGHPVLRRLAENEPETLVHMMTLDAERWGDIVVTLGSALRISRPEAELVCRWLLGLVLQPGTVQERAAQAAVVTGQLVG, via the coding sequence ATGTCTTCCCCCGGATCCCGCTCCTCGCAGCCGCAGCACCCCTCGCTCCCGGTGCCGGCCGCCGGCGCGCGTGGCGGGGTCACGGTGCTGGAGGCCCACGCCGCCGAGGCGGCCGCTGCCGAGGCCGCGGCCGTCGGCGGGCAGCACCTGACCACGCCGGTGCCGGCCGGCGCCGCGTTCCTGCAGCCCCCGGCCCCCGGTCACCAGTACACGGCGCCGGTGCCGTCGCTGGCCGTCGCCGTCCCCGCGCCGCGGCCCATCGCGACCGGCCCGCGCCCGGACCCCCGCCGTCCGGCGGCCCGCACCGGCACGGCCATGAGCCGCACCCGCCGCGGGCTGCTCGCCGGGGCCCGCACCGCCTTCGCCGAGCGCGGGGTCAAGAAGACGACCATGCAGCACATCGCCGCGGCGGCCAACGTCGCCAAGGCCACGCTGTACAACCACTTCCGCACCAAGGACGACGTCGCGCACGCCCTGATCGCCTTCGAGCTCGACCGGCTCTCGGCCCTGGCGGCGGAGCTGCCGCTGACCGTGGCCGTGCCGGCGCTGGCCGAGGAGGTCGGCGGCCACCCGGTGCTGCGCCGGCTGGCGGAGAACGAGCCCGAGACGCTGGTGCACATGATGACGCTGGACGCCGAGCGCTGGGGCGACATCGTGGTGACCCTGGGGTCCGCGCTGCGGATCTCCCGCCCCGAGGCCGAGCTGGTCTGCCGCTGGCTGCTCGGCCTGGTGCTGCAGCCGGGCACGGTGCAGGAGCGCGCCGCGCAGGCCGCCG
- a CDS encoding helix-turn-helix domain-containing protein, with translation MTLLRTQLGNTLRGHRLRQRRTLRDVSGEARVSLGYLSEVERGQKEASSELLASICDALDVELADLLAEVSLEMRLADPAGRPVRPVALAHPGTREDDAAAAAGDEPAGQDTGAVEAPVAEPALALVGGGQAPRSAARARGAVSLAA, from the coding sequence ATGACGCTGCTGCGGACCCAGCTCGGCAACACGCTGCGGGGTCACCGCCTGCGGCAGCGGCGCACGCTCCGCGACGTCTCCGGTGAGGCCCGGGTCAGCCTGGGCTACCTCTCGGAGGTCGAGCGTGGGCAGAAGGAGGCCTCCTCCGAGCTGCTGGCGTCCATCTGCGACGCCCTCGACGTCGAGCTCGCCGACCTGCTGGCCGAGGTGAGCCTGGAGATGCGGCTCGCCGACCCGGCCGGCCGCCCGGTGCGGCCGGTCGCGCTGGCCCACCCGGGCACCCGCGAGGACGACGCTGCTGCCGCTGCCGGCGACGAGCCCGCCGGGCAGGACACCGGAGCCGTCGAGGCGCCGGTCGCCGAGCCGGCCCTGGCGCTGGTCGGCGGGGGTCAGGCCCCCCGGTCGGCCGCCCGCGCGCGCGGCGCCGTCTCCCTCGCTGCCTGA